A stretch of DNA from Tsuneonella amylolytica:
ACCCAGCGAAATCGGACCGAAGCGTCGAGAAGACGATCTAACATAAATACGTTCCTGGGAGGCGTAAGCGGTCGGCAATGCCGAGATCAGCATCGCGGGCGCGGCCGAAGCCTCGAAAATGGGGAGGTGCCTGTATCAATGCTCGGCTTCGCTGGCGCCAAGCTGCGACTTGAGAACGAATGCGCCTTCAGTGGCGATCACGGCGCCCGGCTTGATGCCTCCGAGAATCTCGATGCGGCCACCGCTGCGTTGGCCCGCAGACACGGGGGTTGCCTGGAAGCCGCCGTTCACCTGAACGAACACGACATCGCGGCCTTCCACCGATTGGACGGCACCCTCCGGGATGACGATGCGATTTCCAGTCGCGCCACCACGCGGCGTGATCCGGACCCGAAATGCCTGGCCCTGGGTCAGCCCGGCAGGAATGCCCGACGGAGACAGCACCACGGTTGCGGCGCGGCTCTCGGTGTCGAGCGAGGGTGTGGTCGATCGGACCACCGCATCCAGGGTCGCCCCATCGCCCAGCTCGATCACGGCCCGATCGCCTGGGCGGATGCGCTGAGCGTCTGACCACGGCACCGCCGCTTCGATCTGGACGCTGCGCGGGTTGGCGACCTCGAACAGCTCGGTCCCGGCCGATACAAAGGCGCCAAGCTCCGCATCCATCTTGGTAATCCGGCCGCTGATCAGGCTGCGGACGGCAATGTGCCGTCCGTCTGAGGTCACCCCGGCCGCGGTCACCGCCGCCTGGGTGCGGCGCAGCTCCGCCTGAGCCTGCGCAGCCTCGGCCTGGGCAGCCTCGAGATCCTGCCGAGCGGTGATCTTGGCATCGAACAGACGCCGCTCACGATTGAGCGCGGCGGCCGTCGCCTGCGCGCGGGCTGTGGCCGAAGCGCGCTCGGCGATGATCGCGGCCGCTTCGCGACTCTCGAGCAAGGCGACGGTCTCACCGGCACCGACTCCATCGCCGAGGCGCTTGTAGATGCTCGTGATCGCACCGTCCGCCCGAGCGGTCAGGGACGAGCGACCGGTCGGGGGAGCGGTCGCGGTCGCCTGGGCAAGGATTTCGGATCCAAGCGAGCCCGCAGTAATACGCTCGGTCCGAATTCCGACCGCTTCCAGATTTGCAAGCGGCACGGCCACAAACCCTTCGGGTCCGTGATCCTCCTCGCCCTCTTCTTCGCCCGCCTCGGCTTCTTCGGCAGTTGCACCGGCTGCGGTCGGCTCGTCCGTAGCACGGCCGATAATTATTCCACCAACGCCCGCCAGCAAGGCGATGCCTCCGGCGATGGCGATGAGCCTTTTGCGATCATCAGCTGGATTGAGGTCCATGGTCGTGTCCTTACTGCGCCGTAGCGCGCGCGAGTTCCGCGGTGGCTTCGGCCTGCGCCAGGCGAGCTTCGATCAGTTGGGTTTCGGCACTTGTCAGCGCGGCCTGGGCATCGAGCAGCTCGATCAGTTCGATCTTGCCAGCCTCGTACGATAGCTGCGCCAGCCGCAGTGCTTCACGACCTTCGGGGATGGCGCCGCGTTCGAGCGCTTCGACACGAGCGTCGGCTGCGCTGAGATTGGCTGTCGCATTGGCGATACGCGTGCTGGCACCAACACGCGCACTGGTCCGCTCAGCCTCCGCAGCGCGGATTTCGGCTCGAGCGGCCTCGATATTGCCGCTGTTGCGATTCCTGATCGGCAGCGGCATCGAAAAGCCCGCGACGAGCGCCTGATCGCCAAGCTCCTGGACATGGCGGATGCCAAGTCCAACCGCGGGATCGAGCCGCCGCTCCGCAAGCTGTTGCTGGAGACTCGCCTCGGCCAAAGCGAGCTGGGCACTGGCGAGCCGCACATCCAGCGATTCGACCGGCAAACTTGCGGCTGTCAGTGGCTCGCGGAGATCGCCCGCAATCGAGCTTGGTGCGGTGTCCGCACCGAACAGGGCTGCTAGCGTGCGGCGTGACGCGGCTTCTTCGGCTTGCGCGCCGCGAAGCTCTGCCGCGGCTTGGCTGGCTGCGGCCTGCGCGCGCAGCGCACGCAGCGGCGGCTCCCGGCCAACTTCGACCAGAATGTTGGCGATCCGTGCGAGCTCGCGCGATCTCTGCTCGTTCTCGGCCGCGATTCGCAGCCTGTCGCGTGCCGCGACCGCTGTCGCAAACTGTTGCCTTACAGATCGAGCCAGTTCCGCGCGCGTGATGAGCAAGCGGAGCTCGCTCACCGCGAGCTCGGCGCGTCCCACGGCCTGGCGCGCGGATCTCCGGCCTCCCAAGTCGAGCCTTTGATTGACCGCTACGGTCACTTCAGTGCTTTGCAGCCCGCTCAATTCTCCAGTGCCCAGAAAGTTCTCAACCTCGACGCTGAGTTCGGGGTTGTCTCTGAATCCCGCCTGGCGGAGCCTCCCCTGTGCCGCCGCTACAGATGCCCGGGCGGCTACGATCGCCGGTGATCGCGCCTCGGCCGCCCCCAACGCACCTTCAAGGGTAAGGTTGTCAGGCAGCGGCTCGTTGCTCGGCACCAGCAGCGGCAAGGGTGCATCGCTTGTAGTGCGCTCGATTGGCGCAGGCGGACCGATCGTCGGCGAGCCGACCTGCGGCGTTGCCGGCGAACTTACCTGCGCGCTTGCTGCCGTGAGGCTGAGGGAAAGAACCGCAGTCGCAACGGCAAGCCGAGCATATCCGCTCGCATGACCGATCGCGCTCGATCGCGGGCCAGGAATCCGGCGCCAAGAGGCGCGGACTCGCATTTGGAAAGGCATTTTTGAGAGTTCCTCTGCTGACACTAAACACGCGCTGCGACTGCAGCACGGCTGGTGTCAGGCCCGAGGCGGCTCTTTGTCTAAGGTGATTTCAGCTCCGTTTAGCGCGACCGTACGCAGGGCAAAGTGCAGCGGATCCGGCGCCAATTGCTCGGCCTCCAGCGCGACTCCACTATCCACCTGCGCTACGTTGTGACAATGGCCATGCGCGCACAGCGCGTCTTGCTGCGCGTCATCGCTGCTCTTTTTTTCGGGTGCCGGCGAAGTATCGACGGATTGAGTCGCCTGCTCCACCGACGCTCCCACGTCACCGCACGCGACCGCATCGGACGCGCCCCCGAAAACCACGGCGAATAAAAGCAGCAGAGCCGCGAGTGTCCGGAAGGGCGAGGTTGAGCGAAGTGTCATCGACCGCGCGCCAATGCCACGGCAATTGCAGCTAGACAACCTCAAGATATGCCGTCGTTCCGACGATGAGGTATGAACGGGGCGAAAGAAGCCCATGGGATCTCTCGCTGAAAGGAACGTCGGAGCCCCGCGCTGCGTTGGACGACTGAGCGCGCGATTGGCGCGCGGCCACTTCAAGAGCTTAGGAGAGACGATGTGGAAATTCGCGAACTGATGACGAAGGATCCGGCATGCTGCAGCCCGTCGGACAGTGTGAAGGAAGCCGCCTCGCTGATGGCAAGCAACGACTGCGGCCAAATTCCAGTGATCGACGCAGATGGTGGGTTGGTCGGCGTCATTACCGATCGCGACATCGCTTGCCGCTGCGTTGCCCAAGGCAAATCTGCCGAAACGAAGGTGGAGGAGATCATGTCATCTTCTCCCGTCACCGTGACCATCGATGCGAGCGTTGCTGAGTGCTGCAAAAAGATGGAAGAGAACCAAGTCCGTCGTCTCCCCGTCGTCGATGACGCCGGTAAGTGCTGTGGGATCGTGTCCCAAGCTGATATTGCGCGCCATGCTAGTGAGCATGAGACTGGCGATCTAGTACGTGAGGTGTCGGAGCCGACGCGTTAGGCTTCAGCTCATCGTCCCTTTTCCCATCAGTCGCTCATGGACACGGGCGGCCAGTGCGTAATGCGGTGCAAAGCGGGGGTACCCCGAATCTAGCGGCGACAGCGACCGGCAGATGAACGGCCAATAATCTTCAGGCCTATCCAGCGCGAGGCTGCTAGTTCGGGTGCAGGCTTGTTGCAGCCAGATTCTGATCGAACACGCGGGTGAAAAATTCGCCGAACAGTCTGGTCTTGGCCACGCAAGGTTGTGCTGAGCGCGAAGATTGCTGCATCTCACCGAGATATGCGCTCCCGGCGCGCGCGGACCCAAGCGAGATCATGCTTCCACATCGTCCGGAACAGCAGCCAAAAGCCCGTCACCGCCAGCCACGCCATCGCGACGCCGGCGGTGATGATCAGCGGATGGTTGAAGCTTGTCCTGTCGGCGTAATCCATGTTGTGAAGCATCCAGAAGAAATCCCACCAGCGCCAGGTGTCATTCCGCCGCTCGAGCACGGCGCCCGTGGTGGCCGACACGTAATATGTGCTCGCGTCGTCGTCGGCGAAATCGACCTGCCAGATCGGCGGCTCGTGGTCCCTGACCGGCAGCGATCGCTCGGTAAGAAGCTTCGCCGCGCCGGGCCTCGCCCCGTTGGGATGGTTCGACTGCGCAATGGCGCGGGCGGCGGGCGCATCGATCGTCACTGGAATTCCCGTTCGGGCATCGAACATCCGGGTCGATCGCGCGGTCCGCACTTCGACCACCGGCCGATCAAGCAGAGTCTTCAGCCGCAGACCCTCGATTTCTGCGCTGCCCAACTCGCGGACGATCCCTGGCCACGCGGTCGCTTCGCCAGCGACTGCCGCTTGGGTCGCTTGAGGCCGGGGGCCTCCGGCAACCGCCTCCATGTCTAGCAGCGCCATCGCGGCGCCACTGATTGCCCAGATCACGAACTGCAGGCCGATCGCCAGCCCGACCCACTTGTGGATTTTCCGCAGCCAGGTCGACTTGATTGTCATAGGGTGCTGCGCCCCTTCTTCTTGCGCTTGGGAAAGGCATGGAAAAGCAACCAGATGCCCGAAAGCGCCATCAGTACCGCGCCCCACGTGAAGACGCGAAGAAGGGAGTTGTTGACGTTCTCGCGCTCGTCATAATCCATGATGTGGAGCATCCACACGAAGTCGAACACGCGCCACAGTTCGTGCCGGCGCGACAGCAGTTCGCCGGTAACCGGTGAGAGATAGAAGGTCGGACTGTTCCAATGATCGAACTCCACCCGCCAGAGCGGAGGCGTTCGTCCGCGGATTTCCCCGGGCACATCCGTAAAGAGTTCGACCGATGCGATGGACTCGGACCCGGTGTAGTACGACGAAGCCAGGGCTCTGATTGCCTGCTCGTTCGGCGGGTCCAACCGCGTAGCCGAGGTTGCCCCGAAGGCGCGCTCTCCCGAGGGCCCTTCGGTGACATAAATCGGGCGCTCATCAACCCAGGCCAGCCTGATGCTGGAAGCTTTCTCCCGCGCGGCAAGCGCGAGCGGATCCCGCAAGGCGTTCGCATGGACGCCCGGAATGGACGCCACGCGAATGAGATGGTCGCCGTGGATCGTATCGATATGGACGATGGTCATGTAAAGGCCGCTAAGCGACCAGACGACCACCTGCAGGCCGACGAACAGCCCGATCCATTTATGCGTCTTGCGGGCGATTACGTGGGTTCGCATCTGCGGGCGAAAGCTCCGGCCTTGGATGAGAGTGGCCCCGGCGAAGTTCTCGCCGGGGCCATCAAGGGGCGATCAGCAGTGGCCCGCTTCCCGATGTTCGGGAGCGCAGGTAGGCGACGCGTCGGGCTCCGCTGCAGGTTCCGCCGAGGGCTTGGGCGCAGCCGCTTTGGCCGGGGCCGGCTTTGCATCGGCAGCCTTCGGAGCAGCAGGTTTCGCGGTAGCCGCCGGCGCAGAGGTTTCGCTCTTGGCTTGCGCCTGCATGGCCATCGGCTTGCCGCGCAGCATGGCTTCGACCATCCCCACTTCCTTGAGCTGCTCTGACCGGGTCTCCACGATCTGCGCGCGCACGGCCCCGCTCGCGCCGTTCGCGAGTGCGATGTCCGACATCGCGACGGCCCCGCGGTGGTGGGCGAGCATCTTGGCGAGATAGGTCTCCGAAGGGGTCGCGCCCGATGCCCCCATCATTTCGCTGTGCATCTCGGTCATTGCCGCTTCGTAGAGCCTGGCGCTTTCCGGATCGGCGGTGCCGTTGCGGGCGAGCGCCTTGAGCGCTTCGATCTCGGCGCCCTGGTTGTCGATCGTCATCTGCGCCATCTTCGCGACATCGGCGGTGGGTTGGAGGCCGAGCACAATCCGCGACATGTCGATCGCGCCGTCGTGGTGCGCGATCATCTTCTTGACCCAGGTGTCGGCGGCATTGACGCCGACCGCGGCCTTCATCGCCTTGTCCATCGCCATCTCGGGTTTGGCATAGGGGCCGTCCATGGTCATTTCGTTGGCGGGCGCGGTGTCGTCGGCAGGCTGTTCAGGGCTTCCGCAGGCGCCGAGTGAAGCAAGGAGCGCTAGCGCGCCAATTCCGGTCATTCGGATCACTGAATATCTCCATGGTTGCAGATCGTGTTGGGTCAGAGGCGGTCCATGATGCGCTTCATCTGGGAAATCTCATCTTTCTGGGCCTGGATGATCTCGCCGCAGAGCTGGCGTATCTCGGGGTCGGTGAGCTTGGCTTCCTCGCACATCAGGATAGCACCTGAGTGGTGTGGAATCATCGAGCGCAGGAACTGGTCATCGCCGACGAGGCTCTGTTGCCGGATGCCGACAAGCGACAGGACGAAGATCGCCGCAAAGGCTACATAGAGCGCGGCGTTGAGCTTCCGGTTGCGATACATACCTCCCATTGTCGCAAGCATGATCGCGCCCATTGGCGCCCACATGACCAGCGCCATGTAAAAGAAGTTCACGTTTTGGATGAACTCGCCCCAGCTCCAGATCATGGCGAACATGGCGACATACATCACCAGCAGGCTCAGGCCGAGATTGACGGCCAGCATCATGTAGGGCTTCGAGCCCACCTCGTGATGCGCGCACTTTGCGTGGTCTTCCATCGGTCGTTCTCCTTACCAGTTCAGGTGATCGACGCCGTGCACTAGCGCACCGCCGAACCACCCCTGCACAAGGATCGCCGCTGTCAGGATCGACAGGCCGACGATCATGCCGGAGCCGCGGTCTTGCTCGGGGCGCCTGAGCGCGAACACACCCAAGGCGAACGCCCCGATCCCGATGCCGGTCCCGAGCCAGCGGTGGCTCTGCATCATCCAGTCGTCGAGGCCGAGTTCGAACCCGCCGCTCAGCCAGCCCGACAGCATGGCGAACGGAGCGGTCACTCCTGCGGTCACCACCAGGAACTGGACGGGCTTCGCGAAGCCGGGCCGCTTGCGCCCGACGATGGCGGTGAAGAGCGCCGCCGGAATGAAGGCTATTGGAAAATGCACCAGCATGGGATGGAAGCGGCCGAGCCAGTCGAGCAGCCGCGCCGCGACGCTCTTCGGCGGATCGTCTATCTCGTTCATGGCGGCCATGGCCGTGGCATGACCCGGCATCGCCATGTCGTGCGCCATGGGAGCACTTTGCGCCGATCCACCCGCAGCCGCGCGCTGTGCCTCGAGTTGCGCTGCCTCCTGCTTCGCCTTGTGATCCTTGTGCGCCGAGACGGGCGCAGCTGGCATCGACAGCACGGCAATGGCTGCCAGTATCGCCAGCACCGACCGCGCCAGCAAGCGATGCGATCGTCGGATGAACATGCTCATCTCAGGTCCCCTTCGGCTTGCGCGCCGAATTGTGCATGACCAGGATCTTCCAGCCATCCGCCGTTCTCGTGAGCACGCTCGTGGCGACGCCCCTGCGCATCGCGATCTCACCGCTCTCCGTCTCGATCCGGTAATTGTAGGTCTCGGTTGCGAGCGCGAGATCGCCTTCGATGCGCACCGCGACCGCGTAGTCGGAGAACGCGAACGCGCGGAAAGCCGCGAGCTCGGGCCCCAGATGATGCGCGAGATACTCCTTGTAGGTGCCTTCGACCCCGCCGGTTTCGAACACCGCGGAATCCTCGGTGAAGAGCGCTTCGGTGCCGCTCGCGTCCAGCCGCTCTATCGCGGACTTGTAGCGCGCCAGCACGTCGCGAACGGCGCTCTCGTCGGCGCCGAGCGGCGCGGTTTGCGGTGCCGTCGGCCCCGCTTTTGAAGGATGGTGCCCTGGTGCCGCCTGGAGCGCCAGCAAGGCTGCGATCATGGTCGTTATCAACATTGCTCTTCTCCCCTCAGAACCAGAAGCGAATGCCCGCCAGGAAGCTAAAGCCTCCGGCAGATTCGCCTTCATCACGCAGGAAATCGCGCGTCCTGCCGAACGCCCGCTCGTATTGGACGCCCACGTAAGGAGCGAATTCGCGGGCGATGTCGTAGCGCAGCCGGACGCCGATCTCTGCATCGGTCAGACCCGCGCCGACACCAATGTCCTCGCTGCTCTGAGCCGCGAAATTGAGCTCGGCACGCGGCTGCAGGATCAGCTTTTGGGTGATGCGCTGGTCGTAGTAGCCTTCGAGCCGGCCCAACAGTTCGCCCCGATCCGACAGGAACAGCGCGCCCTCGACATCGAAGAAACCCGGCGCCAGCCCCTCGAATCCGATCGTGGCGTAGACGCGCGATGGGTCTGGCTCGAAATCGTACCGGACACCGGCCTGAAGATCGAAGTAAGGGCCAATGGCGCGGCTATAGAGCGCCTGGACCTCAGCCGATTCCACCCCGGCGCCGAACTCGCCTTCACCTTCGGTTTTGACCACCAGCCGATTGATGTCTCCGCCATACCAGGCCTCGCCGCCCCATTCGTAGGCGTCCCGCCCGCTCTTGATCTTCACCTCGGCGATGTTGAGCATAACCATCGAAAAGTTCTGGCCGCCGTGATGCAGCGACAGATGGTGACGCCCCATGGCCATCGCGGATGGGCCATAGATCGCGTCCGCGGCGTAGTCCGTGGGCACGGGCGGAGCCGTGCCCGAGCCGGCAGGGAGGTTCGTCCCCTCTGCCGTGATCGTTTCGGCCGGGGTGCAATGTCCCATCGCCGCGTGTTCCGGCGCGCACGTCACCTGAGCCACAGGTTGCGCTGCGGGGAGTGTGCAATGCCCCATCGCCGCATGCTCCGGCGAGCAAGTGGTTTGGGCCGGGGACGCGGTCTGTGGCGTCGCTGTGGGAGCGGCAGCGGGACGCGTGCAATGGCCCATTGCAGCATGTTCGGGCAGGCAAGTGCTCGGCGCTTGCGGTACCGGAAGTGGCTGAGCGGCAGCCGGTTGGTTTTCCGTTAACGTACAATGTCCCATCGCGGCGTGCTCGGGCAGGCAGGTAGGCGGCGCTTTGGGCCCGGGCTGCGGCTGAGCGACCGCCGATCGATTTGCCGGCAGCGTGCAATGCCCCATGGCAGCATGCTCGGGAGTGCAACTCGTGGCTGCGGTAGGGACCGATGTCTGGTCCGGCGAAGCCTGTTCTTGCGCGACTGCTGGCACGCTGGCGAAAGCCGCCACGGCAAGCAGGGGAAGTCTGTGAAGCCAGATCATCTTACGCGTCTCCCTTGTCGGGACGCACGGTGACGACACGCATCATCCCGGCGGTCATGTGGTAGAGGTTGTGACAGTGGAACGCCCAGTCGCCCTGCGCATCGAGGGTGACGTCGAAGGTCGCCGTCCCGCCCGGCTGCACGTTCACCGTGTGCTTGCGCGGCGACCAGGCGCCATGACCCGTCACCAGCTCGAAGAAATGGCCGTGCAGATGGATCGGGTGCTGCATCATCGTGTCGTTGACCAGTCGCACGCGCACGCGTTCGTTATGGCGGAACGGGATCGGCTCGGCCGGCTCGCTCATCTTCACCCCGTCGAACGACCACATGTAGCGTTCCATGTTGCCGGTGAGGTGGATGTCGAGCTGGCGGGACGGCGCGCGCACGTCGGGATTGCGCTCGAGCGCCATGAGATCGCGATAGGTCAGCACACGGTGGCCGACATCTTCGAGGCCCGTCCCCGGATCGCCCATGCGATCCACCGGCATCGGCGAGATCGTCTGCACGCCCGGGTTCCTGTCGACCTGCGGCGCGTTGGCGAAGTCGCGCATGCCCATCGAGCCATGGTCCATCGGAGCGGCTGCCTGGCCGGCGGCCGCCGGGGCCGTGTGTCCCATCGCGGCGTGGTCCATGGGTGCTGCCGCCGGAGATGCCGCAGCGGAGCCATGCCCCATCGCCGCGTGATCCATACCCGCCATGCCAGCCGCCGCTGCCGTTGCAACTACGGCGCCTGTCTCTTTCCAGCCGGTCAGCTTCCACAACTCGCCGGAGGCGTTCTGTTGGGCAGTCGGATCGACGCCGCGTACCTTCGCCGGGTTCGATGATCCACTGCCCATCGCGCCATGATCCATCCCGGAATGGTCCATGTCGCCCATGCCCATGTCCTTCATGGTCAGGAGCGGGCGCGGGCGCAGCGGCGGAACCGGCGCGCTCATGCCCTCGCGCGGCGCAAGGGTCGCGCGGCCCAAGCCCGACCGGTCGCTCGCCTCGCTGACAAAACTGTAGGCGCGGTCCCCGGGTGTAACGACGACGTCGTAGGTCTCGGCGGTGCCGATCTGGAACTCGTCCACGGTGACCGGCCGCACGTTGAGACCGTCGGCCTGGACGACCGTCATCGGCAGGCCGGGAATGCGGATGTTGAAGGTCGTCTGCGCCGACGCGTTGATCACGCGCAGACGCACTCGCTCGCCGGGCGTGAACAGGCCGGTCCAATTGTCGTAGGGGCCGAAGCCGTTGATGGTGAAGGCGTAGGTTGACCCGGTGACGTCGGCGATGTCGGCCGCGTCCATCCGCATCTGCGCCCATTCCCAGCGCTCCTTCGCAGTGAGGTCGCGCCCTGCGAGCAGTCCCGACAGCGTCATGCGCTGCCGGTTGAAGTAGGGCCCGCCCATCTGCTTGAGCTTGCGGTAGATCGTCGCGCCGGCGAGCGGGCTGTGATCGGACAGCACCAGCACATGCTCGCGGTCGTAGGCGACCGAGTCGGGTCCCGCCGGATCGATCACGATCGGGCCATACACGCCGTCTTCTTCCTGATAGGCGCTGTGGCTGTGATACCAGTAGGTACCGGCGTGGCTGAGATCGAACTCGTAGTCGAACGTCGAGCGCGGCATGATGCCGGGGAAGCTGACGCCGGGAACGCCATCCATCTCGAACGGCACGAGAAGGCCGTGCCAGTGGATCGAGCTGTCCTCATCGAGCGTGTTCTGCACGCGCAGGCGTACCCGCTGGCCTTCCTTGAGGCGGATCAGCGGGCCCGGCACGGTGCCGTTGATGCCGACGGCGCGGGTGACCTTGCCGTCCACCTCGACGTTGACCTGACCGATGGTAAGCGCAATGTCGTTGCCACCGACTGTCGGCAACGGGCGCACGAGGCCTTTCGAGAGCGGCTGGGCCCAGGCGGGCAGAGCCTGCGCCAAGCCGAAGCCTGCGCCGGACATAGCGACGGCGCGCAGCAGCGCACGCCGTCCGAGGACGAGTTCATTCATGAGGGAGTTCCCTGATTCACTGGCGCGAAGACGATCGCCTGCCGACGGGACTGACGCCCCGCCGGCAGGTCAGTCGTGCTTAGTGGTGCGCGTGCCCGTTGGCGGGGGCCGTCGGCGTCATGTTATGGCCTGCGTGCGGATCATCCGCGGAAGGCGCCGCGGTGCCGCTGGCGGGCTTGCCCGCCATCTTGTCGCAGCACGCGCACTTCTCCTTCATCTTCTCGCAGCATTCCATCTTCGGCTTTTCCGCAGGAGCGGCCTGGGCGTGCGCGACGCCGGGAAGAGCGATCGCCAAAGCGACCGCAGTCATCAACTTGTTCATGTTCCTAAACTCCGTGAAATCGAAAGAAGAGCGATTTCACGCAAGTTTGGGAGGCGGTGTTGGAAGCTTCGCCAGGAACGCACGATGCTCGGTCGACCGGAAGCCGGCGAGAATGGGCGCATGATAGACGACCGGGTCGAGCGCGGGCGAGCCGAGCGGCGCCACGGCCGAGCACATCGCGACACAGCACTGTGTCATCGCGCCGGACTCGTCGTCGCCGCCGGAATTCTCGTCGCCGCAATGCCCTGTTTTCGCCATCTCGCGATGATCCATCGGCATCGCCGCCATGGCCACGCCGGACTGCATGGCGAGAGGTGCGACCACCATGGCCAGCGCTGCCAGGATGAGATGGATTCGGCGAAGCATCAGGAATTTGTCCTAGGCGCGGGCGGAACAGGGGTCAATTTCCTTGTGAGGTCCAAGGTACGCGCTTGCTTTCCACGTTTGCCCCTATGCGCCCGCATCATCCCACGGACTCAAGGTCATCGAGGATGGGGCAATCGGGCATTTGATCGCCGTGACATTCGGCGGCCAGGTGCTCCAGCGATCGGCGCATCGAATCCAACTGCCGAGACTTGGAACTCAATTCGGCCGCACGGGCGAGAGCAAGTGCCTTGACTTCGGCACTGGCGCGGCTGCGATCCTGCCAGAGCCCCAGCAGCTGCCGTATTTCCTCGATACCGAAGCCAAGATCGCGGGCCCGCCCGATGAAGGCGAGCGTGTGAACGTCTGTCCGATCATAGTCCCGGTATCCCGAATCTCTCCTTGGGGCAGCAGGGATCAAACCCACCTTCTCGTAATGCCGGATCATCCGCTGGCTCACGCCGGACGCGCTGGAGGCTTCGCCGATCTTCACAAGTGGATGCTCCGCAAGCGCAGCGAATTGCCGATGACCGCCACCGAACTGAACGCCATCGCCGCACCTGCGATGATCGGGCTCAACAGGAGGCCGAACCACGGGTACAGAACCCCTGCCGCGATGGGCACGCCGGCGGCGTTGAACACAAACGAGAAGAAAAGGTTCTGCCGGATATTCGCCATGGTCGCGCGGCTCAGCTTGCGCGCGCGGACGATCCCCCGCAGATCGCCCTTGACCAGGGTGATCGCGGCGCTTTCCATCGCCACGTCGGTGCCCGTGCCCATGGCAATGCCAACGTCGGCAGCCGCGAGAGCCGGCGCGTCGTTGATGCCGTCTCCAGCCATTGCCACGCGCCGTCCCGCGCGACGGAGCTCCTCTACTTTCGCCTGCTTCTGCTGGGGCAGGACATCCGCCATCACTTCGTCGATCCCGACGCGGCGAGCCACTGCTTCCGCTGTCCGGCGGTTGTCGCCGGTCATCATTACGACGTGGATGCCGCTCTGGCGCAGTTCCGCGACGGCCTCGGAAGCGCTATCCTTGATCGGATCCGCGACCACCACGATGCCGGCGAGCTTTCCATTGACGGCGACGAACATGACGCCTTCGCCGTCTGAACGATGCCGGTCTGCCTGACCTTCAAGCGGGCCGGTGTTCGCGCCGATCGTTTCGAGGAGGGCAGCGTTGCCCAACGCGACCTGGCGTCCATCCACCCGCCCGGTTACGCCCTTGCCGGTTATCGAGGCGAAATCGGAACTCTCCGGCAGCACGATCCCCCGGTCGTTCGCACCTTCGACGATCGCCGCTGCCAGCGGGTGTTCGCTCCCGCGTTCCAGCGCCGCGGACAGGCGGAGAACTTCGCTCTCATCGAAACCACCTGTCGGCTGAACTTTGACCAGCTTCGGCTTGCCGACAGTCAGGGTACCAGTCTTGTCGACAACCAGAGTGTCAATTTTTTCCGTCAGCTCGAGAGCTTCGGCGTTCTTGACCAGTACTCCAGATGTCGCCCCGCGACCGGTTCCCACCATGATCGACATCGGCGTCGCAAGACCGAGCGCACACGGACAGGCGATGATGAGCACCGCTACCGCATTGACCAGTGCGTGCGCGGCGCGCGGTTCGGGCCCTACGAAATTCCACACGATGAAGGTGGCGATGGCGATCAGCACGACACCGGGAACGAACCAGCCGGAAACCTTGTCGGCAAGGGCCTGGATCGGTGCGCGCGAACGCTGTGCATCGGCAACCATCCGGACGATCTGCGAAAGCATCGTATCGCG
This window harbors:
- a CDS encoding heavy metal translocating P-type ATPase, whose translation is MHETHKHHDCKHGSPAALPGEHDGGITTDPVCGMKVDSRTSSHRFELDGAPYWFCSASCLGKFQADPQRYLSAPTSEARTAGLSDVPAGTIWTCPMHLQIRQNGPGTCPICGMALEPLEPTLEEGPNPELIDMTRRFRVSAAFSVPLVVLVVLMELLGWEVMPMRTSQWVQLVLAAPVVLWGGWPFFERFWQSLRTRNLNMFTLIGLGVGVAFGYSLVATLAPQIFPPALRTMGGLVPVYFEAAAVITTLVLLGQVLELRARSATGKAIRALLGLAPKTARKVNSDGNDEDVELDLVQVGDLLRIRPGEKVPVDGIVIEGRSSIDESMISGEPVPVEKSEGDRVTGATVNGTGGLVMRADRVGRDTMLSQIVRMVADAQRSRAPIQALADKVSGWFVPGVVLIAIATFIVWNFVGPEPRAAHALVNAVAVLIIACPCALGLATPMSIMVGTGRGATSGVLVKNAEALELTEKIDTLVVDKTGTLTVGKPKLVKVQPTGGFDESEVLRLSAALERGSEHPLAAAIVEGANDRGIVLPESSDFASITGKGVTGRVDGRQVALGNAALLETIGANTGPLEGQADRHRSDGEGVMFVAVNGKLAGIVVVADPIKDSASEAVAELRQSGIHVVMMTGDNRRTAEAVARRVGIDEVMADVLPQQKQAKVEELRRAGRRVAMAGDGINDAPALAAADVGIAMGTGTDVAMESAAITLVKGDLRGIVRARKLSRATMANIRQNLFFSFVFNAAGVPIAAGVLYPWFGLLLSPIIAGAAMAFSSVAVIGNSLRLRSIHL